Proteins from one Paenibacillus amylolyticus genomic window:
- a CDS encoding DUF2188 domain-containing protein — protein sequence MPWNKQDYPVSMKNLEPRVRHKAIEIANALLDDGYEEGRSIAIATAKAEEWDENHPAPGGSKPDSTSSSENSKRKTSSSTNSAERRHSEPVSSSKSHDNIHVVPTDSGWAIKEEGKSTYLSTFDTKAEAVNKAKALSSKQNIRAIIHNQDGQIASSIKP from the coding sequence ATGCCTTGGAATAAACAGGATTATCCAGTATCGATGAAGAATCTGGAACCACGTGTCAGACACAAAGCCATTGAGATTGCCAATGCGCTGCTCGATGATGGGTATGAGGAAGGGCGATCAATCGCCATAGCAACAGCTAAGGCAGAAGAATGGGATGAAAACCATCCTGCACCGGGAGGTTCGAAACCGGACTCCACATCTTCTTCCGAAAATTCCAAACGTAAAACGTCATCTTCTACGAATTCTGCGGAGCGACGTCATTCCGAGCCCGTCTCTTCGTCCAAAAGTCATGACAATATCCATGTCGTCCCTACTGACTCTGGTTGGGCAATCAAGGAAGAAGGAAAGTCAACCTATCTGTCCACATTTGATACGAAGGCAGAAGCTGTAAATAAGGCTAAAGCCCTTAGCAGCAAACAGAATATTCGAGCCATTATCCACAATCAGGATGGTCAGATTGCTTCTTCAATCAAGCCCTGA
- a CDS encoding MFS transporter has protein sequence MSIVMIIGVLSSGYWQILYVATLVSSIVSQFSQPSSLKIVKRNVEGDHLQSAIAITQSGQSLFLILGPIVGTFIYTAMGIQASMYALLILFLISALLLTFLPKEATQREKNTSLFADIQEGWQYVGQSRSLKMLSMVFICIGLSAGLISPLGIFLITERLGLEATSLQFLSGASGLGLLIGGGIAAAVSGKLNQTLTLLVGVLCLAVTTMGEVLSSWFWLTLVITFLSSISLAFINVIISTYLVTRIDEHLIGRVNGTITPLFIGTMLLGSSMSGVLMNSASIFIVYAISVIVMILGILPAMRIQFDNDQIAPASILNSGVSSSQT, from the coding sequence TTGTCCATTGTCATGATTATTGGCGTATTATCATCCGGGTACTGGCAGATTCTATACGTTGCCACATTGGTATCCTCCATCGTTAGCCAATTTTCTCAGCCATCTTCTCTAAAGATCGTGAAGCGAAATGTAGAGGGAGATCACTTACAATCAGCAATTGCTATTACCCAGAGTGGTCAATCGTTATTTTTAATTCTCGGACCGATCGTGGGAACGTTTATATACACAGCAATGGGAATTCAGGCGTCCATGTATGCATTACTCATTCTATTCCTGATCTCCGCACTATTACTCACATTTCTTCCTAAAGAAGCCACTCAACGGGAAAAAAACACCTCATTGTTTGCGGATATCCAAGAGGGTTGGCAATATGTTGGTCAATCCCGTTCCTTAAAAATGCTTAGCATGGTATTCATCTGTATAGGCCTTTCTGCTGGTCTCATCAGTCCACTTGGCATATTTCTGATCACCGAACGGCTGGGACTTGAAGCAACATCGTTACAGTTCCTGTCGGGTGCATCCGGATTAGGTTTATTGATTGGAGGAGGTATTGCGGCTGCTGTAAGTGGCAAGTTGAACCAAACCTTAACTCTGCTTGTAGGCGTGCTGTGTCTGGCAGTAACCACGATGGGGGAAGTGTTATCCAGTTGGTTCTGGCTGACCCTTGTCATCACCTTCTTGAGCTCCATCAGTTTGGCATTTATCAACGTCATCATCTCCACGTACTTGGTCACCCGGATTGATGAGCACTTGATCGGGAGAGTGAATGGCACCATCACACCCTTATTCATCGGAACGATGCTGCTCGGATCTTCCATGTCAGGTGTATTAATGAACAGCGCATCCATTTTTATCGTCTACGCAATCTCGGTTATCGTAATGATCCTGGGTATCCTTCCAGCGATGAGAATTCAATTTGATAATGATCAGATAGCCCCTGCCAGCATATTGAATTCGGGAGTCTCCTCGAGCCAAACTTAA
- a CDS encoding YitT family protein yields MKRTSLTLQHVKTEAIKFAIMLLGTFILAFAYYHINFQNHLSEGGFVGLALLGKYATGLSPAIGMLLLDIPVMILAWFLKGWKFMIQALLGVAAFSLFYDGFERYSTLVMSFNGNLWIPAVLSGVLTGIGAGIVLRFGGATGGDDILAVLVSRWKGWKLGTVFFVSDAFVLGLSLFFLPVKETLYTILAVWIASKVITYVVSVPARGTVVTTSAVKLPMPSAAAKAVNAAAVSPRPTVARGVSH; encoded by the coding sequence ATGAAGAGAACATCGTTAACCTTACAACACGTTAAAACAGAGGCGATCAAGTTCGCCATTATGCTGCTCGGTACATTTATTTTAGCTTTTGCCTATTATCACATTAACTTTCAGAATCATTTATCGGAGGGCGGATTTGTCGGTCTGGCCCTGCTCGGAAAATACGCAACAGGCTTATCGCCTGCCATCGGTATGTTGCTGCTGGACATTCCGGTCATGATCTTGGCCTGGTTCCTCAAAGGCTGGAAATTCATGATTCAGGCATTGCTTGGCGTCGCTGCATTTTCCCTATTCTATGACGGCTTTGAACGATACTCCACACTGGTGATGTCGTTTAACGGAAATCTGTGGATTCCGGCAGTTCTATCCGGCGTATTAACAGGGATAGGTGCTGGGATCGTGCTTCGATTCGGCGGAGCAACTGGCGGAGACGATATTCTCGCTGTGCTGGTTAGCCGCTGGAAGGGATGGAAGCTGGGGACTGTTTTCTTTGTCAGTGATGCTTTTGTATTGGGATTGTCGCTTTTCTTTCTTCCGGTAAAAGAAACTTTATATACGATTCTGGCCGTATGGATTGCCAGTAAAGTCATCACGTACGTCGTTAGTGTTCCGGCTCGCGGAACCGTGGTTACGACTTCAGCTGTGAAATTGCCGATGCCATCGGCTGCAGCCAAGGCGGTTAATGCTGCTGCGGTTTCACCACGGCCTACGGTGGCTAGAGGGGTATCTCATTGA
- a CDS encoding MFS transporter, with protein MNTLLRNKAFLIVTGSDLLQNLAIWIRNMAILYYVMDRTQGNPIAVSLITVLEYAPIFVFSIIGGALADRWNPKRTMILGIF; from the coding sequence ATGAACACATTGTTGAGGAACAAAGCTTTTTTAATTGTGACAGGGTCTGATCTGCTACAAAATCTGGCGATATGGATTCGTAATATGGCGATCCTCTATTATGTGATGGATCGAACGCAGGGAAATCCAATAGCTGTATCGCTGATTACCGTACTTGAATATGCTCCAATTTTCGTTTTTTCCATCATTGGTGGTGCACTGGCTGATCGCTGGAATCCCAAACGTACGATGATCCTGGGGATATTCTGA
- a CDS encoding TetR/AcrR family transcriptional regulator — protein sequence MEVFPIEVKRRKDVTQIKKDIARNTKELFAQKGYSATSMEDICTINNRSKGSIYYHFKSKEELFMYLIKLNNEDWMDAWLEKESGYETAVDKLYGLADHYVDDLANPLNHAINEFVSGQVVSQEMLDEMLSLIRIPYATYESIITKGMEDGELKPDDPQDIMHIIYGLFSGLTTLYYEKDLTDIRRIYHKGMAGLLAGIQQH from the coding sequence ATGGAGGTTTTTCCAATCGAAGTCAAACGAAGAAAAGACGTTACCCAGATTAAGAAAGACATCGCGCGTAATACCAAGGAACTCTTTGCCCAAAAGGGATATAGTGCTACTTCCATGGAAGATATCTGTACGATTAACAATCGGAGTAAAGGAAGTATCTATTATCATTTCAAAAGTAAAGAAGAATTATTTATGTATCTAATCAAGCTGAATAATGAAGACTGGATGGATGCTTGGCTGGAGAAAGAATCCGGGTATGAGACGGCTGTAGATAAACTGTACGGACTTGCTGATCATTATGTGGATGATCTGGCTAACCCGCTCAATCATGCCATTAACGAGTTTGTTTCAGGTCAGGTTGTCAGTCAGGAGATGCTCGATGAGATGCTTTCCCTGATCCGAATTCCGTATGCGACATATGAGTCCATCATTACGAAAGGCATGGAAGACGGAGAGTTAAAACCGGATGACCCACAGGATATAATGCACATTATATACGGTCTGTTTAGTGGTTTGACTACGCTCTATTATGAGAAGGACCTGACGGATATTCGGCGTATTTACCACAAAGGCATGGCCGGTCTGCTGGCAGGCATCCAACAACATTAA